In the Paenibacillus pabuli genome, one interval contains:
- a CDS encoding lytic transglycosylase domain-containing protein encodes MKLLRKKRVLLLMFVSFVLVLFLNTNWMAWFYPIHYKEEIRAQSQSYEVDPFLIASIIKVETNFKTSKESRRGAIGLMQLMPDTANWIMEQAKIPGTSLEELKHEPERNIQLGTWYLRNLSEQFDGNETAMIAAYNAGPGKVSGWLRDGVWDGSFETVKDIPFGETRHYVQRVIYYYNQYVKIYNTF; translated from the coding sequence ATGAAGCTATTGCGCAAGAAACGGGTACTGCTGTTGATGTTTGTTTCATTTGTATTGGTGCTGTTCCTGAATACAAACTGGATGGCGTGGTTTTATCCGATTCATTACAAGGAAGAGATTCGTGCGCAGTCTCAGAGCTATGAAGTAGACCCTTTTCTGATCGCTTCCATCATCAAGGTGGAAACTAACTTCAAGACAAGCAAAGAATCCAGAAGAGGTGCCATCGGGCTGATGCAGCTGATGCCGGATACGGCCAACTGGATCATGGAGCAGGCTAAAATTCCGGGGACCTCATTAGAGGAACTGAAGCATGAACCCGAGAGGAATATTCAGCTTGGGACATGGTACCTCCGCAACCTCTCAGAACAGTTTGATGGCAATGAAACGGCCATGATCGCTGCATATAATGCCGGACCAGGCAAAGTAAGTGGATGGCTAAGAGATGGTGTGTGGGACGGCTCCTTCGAGACGGTCAAAGATATTCCTTTTGGAGAAACCCGGCACTATGTACAACGAGTCATTTATTATTATAATCAGTATGTAAAGATCTATAATACGTTCTAA
- the coaE gene encoding dephospho-CoA kinase (Dephospho-CoA kinase (CoaE) performs the final step in coenzyme A biosynthesis.), which yields MNIGLTGGIATGKSSVSALLASKGALLVDADVIAREVMMPGHPVLAAAVQRFGQAILNEDGTLDRKKLGSIVFQNPEERKALEAITHPAIRQEMRERAAAYEEAYPDKLVVSDIPLLFESGLEKEFDEVVVVYVPRSVQRERLMNRDGMTEEQADARINAQMDIEHKKQRAEVVIDNSGLWSETEQQVISFLHHKGLI from the coding sequence ATGAATATTGGCTTAACCGGCGGGATCGCAACGGGAAAGAGCAGTGTTTCCGCCCTACTTGCCAGTAAGGGAGCGCTGTTGGTCGACGCAGACGTGATTGCCCGGGAGGTCATGATGCCCGGGCATCCCGTTTTGGCTGCCGCTGTACAGCGGTTTGGACAAGCCATATTAAATGAAGATGGAACACTGGATCGGAAAAAGCTGGGGAGCATTGTGTTTCAGAATCCGGAAGAGCGCAAAGCGCTCGAAGCAATCACACATCCGGCTATCCGCCAGGAGATGCGGGAGCGCGCTGCTGCATATGAAGAGGCCTATCCGGACAAGCTTGTGGTATCGGATATTCCTTTATTGTTTGAATCCGGTCTTGAAAAAGAGTTTGATGAGGTTGTGGTTGTTTACGTACCTCGATCCGTGCAGCGGGAGCGGCTGATGAATCGGGATGGAATGACAGAGGAACAGGCTGACGCCCGTATTAATGCGCAGATGGATATTGAACATAAGAAGCAGCGTGCTGAAGTAGTCATTGACAACAGCGGCTTATGGTCGGAGACGGAGCAGCAGGTTATTTCATTTTTGCATCATAAGGGTCTGATATGA